One Vigna radiata var. radiata cultivar VC1973A unplaced genomic scaffold, Vradiata_ver6 scaffold_492, whole genome shotgun sequence DNA segment encodes these proteins:
- the LOC106780584 gene encoding kinesin-like protein KIN-12B isoform X1 produces the protein MKHFMLPRNPLRDAELASAATTTASSSSAKTRPSRKHKHFKENDPPFDPNLTVPSPAKFKSPLPLRPSTSNPLKRKLAMDADALTDNSLPASSDSVKVIVRMRPLCPDKDEGDPTVQKVSNDSLSINGHNFTFDSVADTTTTQLDIFEHVGAPLVEHCLAGFNSSVFAYGQEDCGVMHRLSRNSRFTYVQNRTRFTSLDTVSSDLVEESAEGT, from the exons ATGAAGCACTTCATGCTCCCAAGAAACCCTCTCAGGGACGCAGAACTGGCTTCTGCGGCCACCACAACCGCCTCTTCTAGCTCCGCCAAAACCCGTCCCTCTCGCAAGCACAAACACTTCAAAGAGAATGACCCTCCCTTCGATCCCAATCTCACCGTTCCTTCCCCCGCTAAGTTCAAGAGTCCCTTGCCTCTGAGACCCTCCACTTCCAACCCTCTCAAGCGAAAGCTTGCCATGGATGCCGATGCCCTAACCGACAATTCCCTCCCTGCATCCTCCGATTCCGTCAAG GTTATTGTGAGGATGAGGCCGCTCTGTCCCGATAAGGACGAAGGAGATCCCACTGTTCAAAAGGTTTCCAATGATTCATTGTCCATCAATGGCCATAACTTCACCTTTGATTCCGTTGCTGACACTACGACTACTCAG TTGGATATTTTCGAACATGTTGGTGCGCCACTGGTGGAGCATTGCTTAGCTGGTTTCAATAGTTCAGTTTTTGCTTATGGACAG GAAGATTGTGGTGTGATGCATCGACTGAGCAG AAATAGCCGTTTTACTTATGTTCAGAACAGAACAAGATTTACATCTTTGGATACTGTGAGTAGTGATTTAGTTGAAGAGAGTGCGGAAGGTACCTAA
- the LOC106780584 gene encoding kinesin-like protein KIN-12B isoform X2 codes for MKHFMLPRNPLRDAELASAATTTASSSSAKTRPSRKHKHFKENDPPFDPNLTVPSPAKFKSPLPLRPSTSNPLKRKLAMDADALTDNSLPASSDSVKVIVRMRPLCPDKDEGDPTVQKVSNDSLSINGHNFTFDSVADTTTTQLDIFEHVGAPLVEHCLAGFNSSVFAYGQK; via the exons ATGAAGCACTTCATGCTCCCAAGAAACCCTCTCAGGGACGCAGAACTGGCTTCTGCGGCCACCACAACCGCCTCTTCTAGCTCCGCCAAAACCCGTCCCTCTCGCAAGCACAAACACTTCAAAGAGAATGACCCTCCCTTCGATCCCAATCTCACCGTTCCTTCCCCCGCTAAGTTCAAGAGTCCCTTGCCTCTGAGACCCTCCACTTCCAACCCTCTCAAGCGAAAGCTTGCCATGGATGCCGATGCCCTAACCGACAATTCCCTCCCTGCATCCTCCGATTCCGTCAAG GTTATTGTGAGGATGAGGCCGCTCTGTCCCGATAAGGACGAAGGAGATCCCACTGTTCAAAAGGTTTCCAATGATTCATTGTCCATCAATGGCCATAACTTCACCTTTGATTCCGTTGCTGACACTACGACTACTCAG TTGGATATTTTCGAACATGTTGGTGCGCCACTGGTGGAGCATTGCTTAGCTGGTTTCAATAGTTCAGTTTTTGCTTATGGACAG AAATAG